In Capillimicrobium parvum, a genomic segment contains:
- a CDS encoding sugar ABC transporter substrate-binding protein, whose amino-acid sequence MSGWLTSVPRRGAAVAVLLCLPMSVAACGSSDESRTTSSQPTAATTASGDGATQAGGGVVADAQRALDAVSGPTGTFQPPPTEGSTPPKGKTIVVVPFAQSIPGFAAAVKEAKAAAQKLGWQVRVVDGKFSPNAMLAGVRDAVTSKADGVITMGPDCPAIKAALQEAKDANIPVVNIEGHDCDTFDPSAEPLFASTVGYQEGTLQDWLKTVGKLQADWVIAHTKGQAKVLDVFETDAQTLKIVHDAFTEELGKCSGCSVAETVEVTGADFGPKLQQKVQQALLKNPDVNIVFPSGTESLLSAGIAAAVRGSQNKPVSVGWECQDDSKSNFQNGILGACLSYTPGWEAYAAVDALANLIAGKTPRTETGIGVRLVDAEHNQDFVPYEAPVDYKSVYEKAWGVG is encoded by the coding sequence ATGTCTGGCTGGTTGACGTCAGTGCCGCGCCGCGGTGCCGCGGTGGCCGTTCTGCTCTGCCTACCGATGTCGGTGGCTGCCTGCGGGAGCTCCGATGAGTCCCGAACGACCTCGTCGCAGCCCACGGCCGCAACGACCGCCTCGGGTGATGGTGCGACGCAAGCCGGGGGCGGCGTCGTCGCTGACGCACAGCGGGCGCTGGACGCCGTGTCGGGTCCGACCGGGACGTTCCAACCACCGCCGACTGAAGGATCGACCCCACCCAAGGGCAAGACCATCGTCGTGGTCCCGTTCGCGCAGAGCATTCCGGGCTTTGCCGCTGCGGTCAAGGAAGCCAAAGCGGCAGCGCAGAAGCTCGGGTGGCAGGTCCGGGTCGTCGATGGGAAGTTCTCACCGAACGCAATGTTGGCCGGCGTCCGCGACGCGGTCACCTCGAAGGCGGATGGTGTGATCACCATGGGTCCCGACTGCCCCGCGATCAAGGCGGCGCTGCAAGAGGCCAAGGACGCCAACATCCCCGTTGTCAACATCGAGGGCCACGACTGCGACACGTTCGACCCGAGTGCGGAGCCGCTGTTCGCCTCGACGGTGGGTTACCAGGAGGGCACACTGCAGGACTGGCTGAAGACCGTCGGCAAGTTGCAGGCGGACTGGGTCATCGCGCACACCAAAGGCCAGGCCAAGGTGCTCGACGTCTTCGAAACCGACGCGCAGACGTTGAAGATCGTTCACGACGCGTTCACGGAGGAGCTCGGCAAGTGCTCCGGCTGCAGCGTCGCCGAGACCGTCGAAGTGACCGGCGCCGACTTTGGTCCGAAGCTTCAGCAGAAGGTCCAACAGGCGCTGTTGAAGAATCCGGACGTGAACATCGTCTTCCCCTCAGGCACGGAGTCGCTGTTGTCCGCGGGGATCGCGGCCGCCGTTCGCGGTTCGCAGAACAAGCCGGTGTCGGTGGGATGGGAGTGTCAGGACGATTCCAAGTCGAACTTCCAGAACGGGATACTCGGCGCGTGTCTGAGCTACACGCCCGGCTGGGAGGCCTACGCGGCAGTCGACGCGCTCGCCAATCTCATCGCCGGTAAGACACCACGCACGGAGACCGGCATCGGCGTTCGCCTGGTCGACGCTGAGCACAACCAGGACTTCGTGCCCTACGAGGCGCCCGTGGACTACAAGTCGGTCTACGAGAAGGCGTGGGGCGTGGGGTGA
- a CDS encoding ABC transporter permease → MGNFQAVVGNQAVVAIVALAALIPIACNEWDLSVGATAGVSSIYVASAMSSGTPVLVAILLGLGIGLVVGLFNAVVVTRFGVNGIIATLGTATLLAGVTQAKTGGVAIVANIPNSVVSFGSGNWLGIPKAGWLLIVITLGVYYLLNHTPFGRYVYAVGANPDAARLVGLRSNRLIGWSFVAAGVLAGGAGALQVARAGGADPRVGEQFTLPALAAAFLSAAAIQPGRYNVWGTIVAIFFLAALNAGLNLAGSQDYITNFVNGAALIIGVGLAAYLGRKRKGA, encoded by the coding sequence GTGGGCAACTTCCAGGCGGTCGTCGGCAACCAGGCGGTCGTCGCGATCGTCGCGCTTGCCGCGCTGATCCCGATCGCCTGCAACGAGTGGGACCTCTCGGTCGGCGCGACGGCCGGCGTCTCGTCGATCTACGTGGCCAGCGCCATGTCCAGCGGCACCCCGGTGCTGGTGGCCATCTTGCTCGGCCTCGGCATCGGTCTGGTCGTCGGCCTCTTTAACGCGGTCGTCGTCACCCGGTTCGGCGTCAACGGGATCATCGCGACGCTCGGCACCGCCACCTTGCTGGCGGGCGTGACCCAGGCCAAGACCGGCGGCGTGGCCATCGTGGCGAACATTCCCAACAGCGTCGTGAGCTTCGGTTCGGGCAACTGGCTGGGCATCCCGAAGGCGGGATGGCTGCTGATCGTCATCACGCTCGGCGTCTACTACCTGCTCAACCACACGCCGTTCGGTCGCTATGTCTACGCCGTTGGCGCCAACCCCGACGCCGCCCGGCTCGTCGGTCTGCGCTCCAACCGGCTGATTGGGTGGTCGTTCGTGGCCGCCGGCGTGCTGGCCGGAGGCGCGGGAGCGCTCCAGGTCGCCCGTGCCGGAGGCGCCGATCCGCGCGTGGGCGAGCAGTTCACCCTACCCGCCCTGGCGGCGGCGTTCCTGAGCGCTGCGGCGATCCAGCCCGGCCGCTACAACGTCTGGGGCACGATCGTGGCGATTTTCTTCCTCGCCGCGCTCAACGCCGGACTCAACCTCGCCGGCTCGCAGGACTACATCACCAACTTCGTCAACGGAGCCGCGCTGATCATCGGCGTGGGACTTGCGGCCTACCTCGGACGCAAGCGAAAGGGCGCGTAA
- a CDS encoding sugar ABC transporter ATP-binding protein — translation MLVVEGVPRPDGPDAQQIVLRIEGMSKTFGATRALVDVSFGLERGTIHALLGGNGSGKSTLIKILAGVQPADAGRIFVGDSEFDATSITPDVSREANLRFVHQQNSTFGALSVAENLHIGRGFETDAAGRIAWSRVRRRTQALLDRFQIHARPDQLVSELGRATQTMLAIARALQDQEDAHTGILVLDEPTSSLPAVEVDLLFDALRRYAAEGQTIMFVTHRFDEVLEIADRATMLRDGRFVATVARGEMTEDGLVELMVGRALARESGVAEATPTGEVVLTCEGLRGGALRDVSFSLRKGEILGIAGLLGSGRSTLLQTLFGLTRPEEGQMTLGGRPLAPETPRAAMRAGLAYVPEDRVQHGAFLELPVTDNIGLTVLGRYFRHGVFHHRAERADSRRVMSEFLVKASSERARFGSLSGGNQQKVILARWLRREPRILLLDEPTQGVDVGARMELYGLIREATMRGTSVIVVSSEFEELERLCERVLVLQRGRVTAEIRGDDLQADRLEQLVQGGTDR, via the coding sequence ATGCTCGTCGTTGAAGGCGTGCCGCGGCCGGATGGGCCTGATGCGCAGCAGATCGTGCTGCGGATCGAGGGCATGTCGAAGACGTTCGGGGCGACGCGGGCGCTGGTCGATGTGTCGTTCGGCCTGGAGCGGGGGACGATCCATGCGTTGCTGGGGGGCAACGGGAGCGGTAAGTCGACGTTGATCAAGATCCTGGCGGGGGTGCAGCCGGCGGATGCGGGGCGGATCTTCGTGGGTGACAGTGAGTTCGACGCGACGAGCATCACGCCGGATGTGTCGCGTGAGGCGAATCTGCGGTTTGTTCATCAGCAGAACTCGACGTTCGGGGCGTTGAGCGTCGCGGAGAACCTGCATATCGGGCGGGGGTTTGAGACGGATGCAGCGGGGCGGATCGCGTGGTCGCGGGTGCGGCGGCGCACGCAGGCGCTGCTGGATCGGTTTCAGATCCATGCGCGTCCGGATCAGCTGGTCAGCGAGCTTGGGCGTGCGACGCAGACGATGTTGGCGATCGCGCGGGCGTTGCAGGATCAGGAGGATGCGCACACCGGGATCCTGGTCCTCGACGAGCCGACGTCGTCGTTGCCGGCCGTGGAGGTCGATCTGTTGTTCGATGCGCTGCGGCGCTATGCGGCGGAGGGGCAGACGATCATGTTCGTCACGCATCGCTTCGATGAGGTGCTCGAGATCGCCGACAGGGCGACGATGCTGCGCGACGGGCGGTTCGTGGCGACGGTTGCTCGGGGTGAGATGACCGAGGACGGGCTCGTCGAGCTGATGGTGGGGCGGGCGCTGGCGCGCGAGAGCGGGGTGGCCGAGGCGACGCCGACGGGTGAGGTGGTGCTCACGTGTGAGGGGTTGCGGGGCGGGGCGTTGCGCGACGTGAGCTTCTCGTTGCGCAAGGGCGAGATCCTCGGGATCGCGGGGCTGCTGGGGTCAGGGCGGTCGACGCTCTTGCAGACCTTGTTCGGACTCACGCGGCCGGAGGAGGGGCAGATGACGCTTGGTGGCCGGCCGTTGGCGCCCGAGACGCCGCGGGCGGCGATGCGGGCGGGCCTGGCCTATGTGCCCGAGGACCGCGTGCAGCACGGGGCGTTTTTGGAGCTGCCGGTGACCGACAACATCGGGCTGACCGTGCTGGGCCGCTACTTCCGCCACGGGGTCTTTCATCATCGCGCCGAGCGGGCCGACAGCCGGCGGGTGATGTCGGAGTTCCTGGTCAAGGCGTCCTCGGAGCGGGCGCGGTTCGGGTCGCTGTCGGGCGGCAACCAGCAGAAGGTGATCCTGGCGCGGTGGCTGCGCCGCGAGCCCCGGATCCTGCTGCTCGACGAACCGACGCAGGGTGTGGACGTCGGCGCTCGGATGGAGCTCTATGGGCTCATCCGCGAGGCGACGATGCGCGGCACGAGCGTGATCGTGGTGTCGTCGGAGTTCGAGGAGCTCGAGCGGTTGTGTGAGCGGGTGCTCGTGCTGCAACGCGGCCGGGTCACCGCGGAGATACGTGGAGACGACCTACAAGCGGACCGGCTCGAGCAGCTCGTCCAGGGAGGAACCGATCGATGA
- a CDS encoding flavin monoamine oxidase family protein, with protein MAPQRCDVAVIGGGFAGLAAAREATHLGHSVTVVEASERLGGRTWTDDGLGTRVELGGTDIHWLQPNAWAEVARYGLQIEEFPPPERVLYLHDAAIHEGTLEEVGALMEKAMTALSKVSREVVPRPQDAGWEPRILDYDRLTLGAFLDELALQPLERDVTTSFWSAACQAPLEEVGMVLALRWLALAGWDWEVMLDVISRYKLVGGMGRLSTAIAAESHAAFAMNARVAAVRSNGDGVEVITEDGAPILARAVVCAVPLNVLNGIRFDPGLPGGLAELAGEGQLSRGLKVVCRIKGDRAPYVCLAPEGAPFVWMQYDRPVDGDHIAVAFGADARAVDGSSPGAVQVALRQWLPDVEVVDVAYHDWTRDEHFKGTWAVPRPGQLSRQVRVIAEQAGPVFFAGADLAPGAYGLIDGALATGIRAGRSAAAFLGAQR; from the coding sequence ATGGCACCGCAGCGATGCGATGTCGCCGTGATCGGCGGCGGCTTCGCCGGACTTGCCGCCGCGCGAGAAGCCACGCACCTCGGCCACAGCGTGACCGTGGTGGAGGCCTCGGAGCGCCTCGGCGGACGAACATGGACGGATGACGGGCTCGGCACGCGCGTCGAGCTGGGCGGGACCGACATCCATTGGCTCCAGCCGAACGCGTGGGCCGAGGTCGCGCGGTATGGTCTGCAGATCGAGGAGTTCCCGCCTCCCGAGCGAGTGCTGTACCTCCACGACGCCGCCATCCACGAAGGCACGCTGGAAGAGGTCGGCGCGCTGATGGAGAAGGCGATGACTGCGCTGTCGAAGGTGTCGCGCGAAGTCGTGCCGAGACCGCAGGATGCCGGGTGGGAGCCGAGGATCCTCGACTACGACCGCTTGACGCTGGGCGCGTTCCTTGACGAGCTGGCGCTGCAGCCCCTCGAGCGTGACGTCACGACCTCGTTCTGGTCGGCCGCCTGTCAGGCGCCGTTGGAGGAAGTCGGGATGGTGCTTGCGCTCCGGTGGCTCGCCCTGGCTGGGTGGGACTGGGAGGTGATGCTCGACGTCATCTCGCGCTACAAGCTCGTCGGCGGAATGGGCCGGCTCTCGACGGCCATCGCGGCCGAGTCCCACGCGGCCTTCGCGATGAATGCCCGTGTGGCCGCGGTGCGCTCGAACGGCGACGGCGTCGAGGTCATCACCGAGGACGGCGCTCCCATCCTCGCGCGAGCCGTCGTGTGCGCGGTCCCGCTCAATGTCCTGAACGGGATCCGGTTCGACCCCGGCCTGCCCGGCGGGCTCGCGGAACTCGCCGGCGAAGGCCAGCTCTCGCGGGGCCTCAAGGTCGTCTGTCGCATCAAGGGGGACCGCGCGCCCTATGTGTGCCTTGCGCCGGAGGGCGCGCCGTTCGTCTGGATGCAGTACGACCGCCCTGTGGACGGCGACCACATCGCCGTCGCGTTCGGCGCCGACGCGCGGGCCGTGGACGGCTCGTCGCCCGGGGCGGTTCAGGTCGCGCTGCGCCAGTGGCTGCCGGACGTCGAGGTGGTCGATGTCGCGTACCACGACTGGACGCGGGACGAGCACTTCAAAGGCACCTGGGCGGTTCCGCGCCCGGGCCAGCTGTCGCGGCAGGTCCGCGTGATCGCTGAACAGGCCGGTCCGGTGTTCTTCGCGGGGGCAGACCTCGCTCCCGGCGCCTACGGCCTGATCGACGGAGCGCTTGCGACGGGAATCCGTGCGGGCCGGAGCGCCGCGGCCTTCCTCGGCGCTCAACGGTGA
- a CDS encoding cupin domain-containing protein: protein MGADTVDTLAVRRPGPRGLETQVALTERSQVNVHSDATVLKNGDVLGAYAPFMVGDEPTGHFAELTGANSAVRAGVYKVNPGEYPDGVPVPYEFDRDEYLYVLEGEVEIDFGESSVIRLKPGDGASFRKGSTSIWTFHAPFRKFSVEVG from the coding sequence GTGGGCGCCGATACGGTCGACACGCTGGCCGTACGACGGCCGGGACCTCGTGGACTCGAGACACAGGTGGCATTGACGGAGAGGAGTCAAGTGAACGTGCACAGTGATGCGACGGTGCTGAAAAACGGGGACGTCCTGGGGGCATATGCCCCGTTCATGGTGGGCGACGAGCCAACGGGGCATTTTGCGGAATTGACCGGCGCGAACTCCGCGGTACGCGCCGGCGTTTACAAGGTGAACCCGGGGGAGTACCCGGACGGCGTTCCGGTTCCCTATGAGTTCGACCGCGACGAGTACCTGTATGTGCTCGAGGGTGAGGTCGAGATCGACTTCGGCGAGTCGTCCGTCATTCGACTCAAGCCCGGCGACGGTGCGTCTTTCAGGAAGGGAAGCACGTCCATCTGGACCTTTCACGCCCCGTTCCGGAAGTTTTCGGTGGAGGTCGGCTGA
- a CDS encoding helix-turn-helix transcriptional regulator — MDKLIVPQRSALYVLDTTTRRPTHVAARDVSDYFLAVYEEVGRDRDPVLHHVLRHRTAIDSDSLMSRRAWLDAAYYREVLRMHRVNVALQAPLLSGADLLGTLNVGDVRRFDAGDIALIGALGRLAGSMLQAIIGQNAALRERDQLRTALELSDEAIIVTDHHHARRRSNAAARAVLDAIDGADEPAFLEDLLSGTAPRGNSVMRVPVTLASGDPSELHVRSVRCDDRSVMLTYLRLEVPAKLALPAHLARALSPRERQVTELAIRGLHDAEIADQLYLSKHTVKEYLRNAYKKLSISSRLELVSLVASRPTDAATSEGLPT, encoded by the coding sequence ATGGACAAGCTGATCGTGCCACAGCGGTCGGCGCTCTACGTGCTCGACACGACGACGCGCCGGCCGACGCACGTCGCGGCACGCGACGTCAGCGACTACTTCCTGGCGGTCTATGAGGAAGTGGGACGAGATCGCGATCCCGTCCTGCACCATGTCCTGCGGCACCGAACCGCCATCGACAGCGACAGCCTGATGAGTCGCCGGGCGTGGCTCGACGCGGCCTATTACCGCGAAGTGCTGCGGATGCATCGCGTCAACGTCGCGCTCCAGGCGCCCCTGCTATCCGGCGCCGACCTCCTGGGGACGCTCAACGTCGGAGACGTGCGCCGCTTCGACGCAGGAGATATCGCGCTGATCGGCGCCCTGGGCCGGCTCGCGGGCTCGATGCTGCAAGCCATCATCGGACAGAACGCCGCGCTGCGTGAGCGAGATCAGCTGCGCACGGCGCTCGAGCTTTCCGATGAGGCGATCATCGTGACCGATCACCACCACGCCAGACGGCGATCCAATGCCGCTGCGCGCGCGGTGCTCGACGCTATCGACGGTGCCGACGAGCCCGCGTTTCTGGAGGATCTGCTCTCAGGTACCGCGCCACGGGGCAACTCGGTCATGCGCGTGCCGGTCACACTCGCCTCCGGCGACCCATCCGAGCTGCACGTTCGGTCCGTCAGGTGCGACGATCGGTCGGTCATGCTCACGTACCTAAGGCTTGAAGTGCCGGCGAAGCTCGCGCTACCGGCGCACCTCGCCAGGGCCTTGTCGCCGAGGGAGCGGCAGGTGACCGAGCTGGCGATCCGTGGCCTCCACGACGCCGAGATTGCCGATCAGCTCTACCTGAGCAAGCACACGGTCAAGGAGTACTTGCGCAACGCCTACAAGAAGCTGTCCATCTCCTCGCGTCTCGAGCTCGTCTCCCTTGTGGCGAGCCGTCCAACCGACGCGGCGACGAGCGAAGGTCTGCCCACATGA
- a CDS encoding molybdopterin-dependent oxidoreductase — MTAQHWGRYVVTSVDGRIVSVEPVAGDPEPSSIGYGMVGALEGDVRITRPMVREGWLERGPGPAGGGRGSEPFVEVSWDRALDLVADQLRRVHAESGGAAVYGGSYGWGSAGRFHHPQSQLHRFLAMAGGYTDSVGSYSVAAMEAILPHVIGGAPMSIWSRGPLWSAIAADGELVVCFGGLARKNADINPGGVGRHESAVWQRRCRAAGVRFVNVSPLADDVDPDLNPEWVAIRPGTDAALMLALSCEIVRLGLHDRDFLERWCTGADVLIDHLLGRSDGILRDADWASSICDVEAHTIRSLARRIATCRTVVNASWSIQRQRHGEQTYWAAVALAAVSGSLGRPGGGLAAGLGITQIGVHGMREPIAAFATPGNPVEEQVPVARIADALLHPGTTYDFNGRRRTYPHLRLVYWAGGNPFHHHQDLNRLVRAWQQPETVVVHDSFWNPLCKHADIVLPVATSLERDDLAIGIMDPVLTASPRAVEPPDGVRTDYAVLSGLAARLGFEEAFTEGRDAEAWVRELYERTRTSLRRSAEIELPSFDAFWEMGEIVLPTPPRPVELSFEGLRSGLPLDTPSGRIELFSETIASFGYDDCPGHPTWLEPEEWLGAAGPASGALHLLSNQPRTRLHSQYDHGSHSRGAKVQQREPVRIHPDDAAQRGIADGDVVLLHNDRGRCLAGAVLDDRLRRGVIVLSTGAWYDAERPGGLEVHGNPNVLTADIGSSKLAQGPTSGNTLVWMERFAGRPPVRAFSPPSIRPHAT, encoded by the coding sequence GTGACGGCCCAGCACTGGGGAAGATACGTCGTCACCAGCGTCGATGGCCGGATCGTCTCCGTCGAGCCCGTCGCCGGTGACCCGGAGCCGTCGTCGATCGGGTACGGCATGGTCGGCGCCCTGGAGGGTGATGTCCGCATCACGCGGCCGATGGTGCGTGAAGGCTGGCTCGAGCGCGGGCCGGGCCCGGCCGGCGGCGGGCGAGGCAGCGAGCCGTTCGTCGAGGTGTCCTGGGACCGCGCGCTCGACCTGGTCGCCGATCAGCTGCGCCGGGTGCATGCCGAGAGCGGCGGGGCCGCGGTGTACGGCGGGTCGTACGGGTGGGGCAGCGCCGGCCGGTTTCACCATCCCCAGTCCCAGCTGCACCGGTTCCTCGCGATGGCCGGCGGCTACACGGACTCCGTCGGGTCCTACAGCGTCGCCGCAATGGAGGCGATCCTCCCGCACGTGATCGGCGGCGCCCCGATGAGCATCTGGTCGCGGGGGCCGCTGTGGTCGGCGATCGCGGCCGACGGGGAGCTGGTGGTGTGCTTCGGAGGCCTGGCGCGCAAGAACGCCGACATCAATCCCGGCGGAGTCGGACGCCACGAGTCCGCCGTCTGGCAGCGGCGCTGCCGCGCCGCGGGCGTGCGCTTCGTCAACGTCTCGCCGCTCGCAGACGACGTCGACCCGGATCTGAATCCGGAGTGGGTCGCGATCCGCCCCGGAACAGATGCCGCGCTCATGCTCGCGCTGTCGTGCGAGATCGTGCGCCTCGGCCTGCACGATCGCGATTTCCTCGAGCGCTGGTGCACCGGGGCCGATGTGCTCATCGATCATCTCCTCGGCAGGAGCGACGGGATCCTCAGGGACGCCGATTGGGCGTCCTCGATCTGCGACGTCGAGGCGCACACGATCCGGTCTCTGGCCCGCCGGATCGCCACCTGCCGGACCGTCGTCAATGCCAGCTGGTCCATCCAGCGCCAACGGCACGGGGAGCAGACGTACTGGGCCGCGGTCGCGCTGGCCGCCGTATCCGGATCGCTGGGGCGACCCGGTGGCGGGTTGGCCGCGGGACTCGGCATCACGCAGATCGGCGTGCATGGGATGCGTGAGCCCATCGCCGCCTTCGCCACTCCGGGAAATCCCGTTGAGGAGCAGGTGCCGGTCGCTCGGATCGCCGATGCGCTTCTGCATCCCGGCACGACCTACGACTTCAACGGCCGGCGCAGGACGTACCCGCACTTGCGACTGGTCTACTGGGCGGGCGGCAACCCGTTCCACCACCATCAGGACCTCAACCGGCTGGTCCGGGCCTGGCAGCAGCCCGAGACCGTCGTCGTACACGACTCCTTCTGGAACCCGCTGTGCAAGCACGCCGACATCGTGCTGCCGGTCGCGACGTCACTCGAGCGCGACGATCTCGCCATCGGCATCATGGACCCCGTCCTCACCGCGTCGCCGCGGGCCGTCGAGCCACCGGACGGCGTACGCACCGACTATGCGGTGCTATCCGGGCTGGCTGCGCGCCTGGGGTTCGAGGAGGCATTCACGGAGGGACGCGACGCCGAGGCATGGGTCCGAGAGCTCTACGAGCGGACCAGGACATCGCTCCGGCGGTCGGCGGAGATCGAGCTGCCGAGCTTCGACGCCTTCTGGGAGATGGGGGAGATCGTGCTGCCGACTCCTCCTCGTCCTGTCGAGCTCTCGTTCGAGGGGTTGCGATCGGGCCTGCCCCTCGACACCCCATCCGGCCGCATCGAGCTGTTCTCGGAGACCATCGCCTCCTTCGGGTACGACGACTGCCCCGGGCATCCGACATGGCTCGAGCCCGAGGAGTGGCTGGGAGCCGCCGGGCCGGCCTCGGGCGCGCTGCACCTGCTCTCCAACCAGCCGAGGACCCGTCTGCACAGCCAGTACGACCACGGCAGCCACAGCCGCGGGGCGAAGGTCCAGCAGCGCGAACCCGTCCGGATCCATCCCGATGACGCGGCACAGCGCGGGATCGCCGACGGAGACGTCGTCCTGCTGCACAACGACCGCGGGCGCTGTCTGGCCGGCGCGGTGCTCGATGACCGGTTGCGGCGCGGGGTGATCGTGCTCTCCACCGGCGCCTGGTATGACGCGGAGCGCCCCGGGGGGCTGGAGGTCCACGGCAACCCCAACGTGCTGACCGCGGACATCGGGTCGTCCAAGCTGGCCCAAGGCCCGACCTCGGGGAACACGCTCGTGTGGATGGAGCGGTTCGCCGGCCGTCCGCCGGTCAGGGCGTTCAGCCCGCCGTCGATACGCCCACACGCCACGTGA
- a CDS encoding aldehyde dehydrogenase family protein — MRRPARRRVEHVERRPLWHDQLVHHIERPLGQIVQICRSSDRARCVDDRCRLGPRRHQGSSPSTILSRVAPPPPSLAGTLQCQSTGGYRYAFRGCTIARVGLTTIGGSLSATEQTSTQKIITNDLWIGGEAVPASTHAYFDDLNPESDRVYSHAADGAVEDIDRAVTSAHTAFAASGLIQMRDRERWLMTAAEVFEGRREQFVDVLVDEVGSPIFKANFEFDMALSAIRAAAGVPRRLKGETLPSDRPGAFSVTVREPVGVVAGITPFNVPLLKGAKQGSMALATGNCFVQLPSEHAPRVAHMLARVFQDAGFPDGHFNVVTGNPFDIGDALTEHHLVKCVTFCGSSRIGRHVAELCARHYKPVILELGGKSPMIVLDDADLDSAVQAAAISVFFFQGQACMAASRLLVQRGAAQEFADRLAAVATDLTARGMGDLRNDDTVVGPTISKRQRERVTAHVEDAVAKGAEVCAGGRWRDNRFEPTVLRGVRPEMTVYTEETFGPVTSIYAFDDLQDAVDRANDTEYGLSGSVFTQDVTTALSLAKAVRTGMIHINAPSIQDEPHVPFGGLGRSGIGREGTETDADAMTQWKWITVQLPPDGGLPA, encoded by the coding sequence GTGCGTCGGCCGGCGCGTCGTCGTGTCGAGCACGTAGAGCGCCGACCGCTGTGGCACGATCAGCTTGTCCATCACATCGAGCGTCCGCTCGGACAGATCGTCCAGATCTGTCGCTCCAGCGATCGCGCTCGCTGCGTCGATGATCGTTGTCGCTTGGGTCCCAGACGACACCAAGGCTCCTCTCCGAGCACGATCCTATCACGCGTTGCGCCCCCTCCCCCCTCACTCGCGGGGACCTTGCAATGCCAGTCGACCGGGGGGTACCGGTACGCGTTCAGGGGCTGCACGATCGCCCGGGTCGGCCTGACGACGATAGGAGGATCCTTGAGCGCCACCGAACAGACCTCGACCCAGAAGATCATCACCAACGATCTCTGGATCGGCGGAGAGGCGGTGCCGGCGAGCACCCATGCCTACTTCGACGACCTCAACCCTGAGAGCGATCGCGTCTACTCTCATGCCGCTGATGGCGCGGTCGAGGACATCGATCGCGCCGTCACTTCCGCCCACACCGCGTTCGCGGCCAGTGGACTGATCCAGATGCGCGATCGCGAGCGCTGGCTCATGACGGCCGCGGAGGTCTTCGAGGGGCGCCGTGAGCAGTTCGTCGACGTGCTCGTCGACGAGGTCGGATCGCCGATCTTCAAAGCGAACTTCGAGTTCGACATGGCGCTGAGCGCGATCCGTGCGGCGGCCGGCGTGCCGCGGCGTCTCAAGGGTGAGACGCTGCCGTCCGATCGCCCCGGTGCCTTCAGCGTGACCGTGCGCGAGCCCGTCGGCGTCGTGGCGGGCATCACGCCGTTCAACGTGCCGCTTCTGAAGGGTGCCAAGCAGGGTTCCATGGCGCTCGCCACGGGAAACTGCTTCGTCCAGCTCCCGTCTGAGCACGCCCCGCGCGTCGCCCACATGCTGGCGCGCGTCTTTCAGGACGCCGGCTTTCCCGACGGGCACTTCAACGTCGTCACAGGCAATCCGTTCGACATCGGGGATGCGCTCACCGAGCACCATCTGGTGAAGTGCGTCACCTTCTGCGGCTCGTCCCGCATTGGACGGCATGTCGCCGAGCTCTGCGCCCGTCACTACAAGCCCGTGATCCTCGAGTTGGGCGGAAAGAGTCCCATGATCGTCCTCGATGACGCCGACCTCGACTCGGCGGTGCAGGCCGCGGCGATCAGCGTGTTCTTCTTCCAAGGGCAGGCGTGCATGGCCGCCAGCCGCCTTCTCGTCCAGCGCGGCGCCGCCCAAGAGTTCGCCGATCGCCTCGCGGCCGTCGCGACGGACCTCACGGCACGGGGCATGGGAGACCTACGCAACGACGACACCGTCGTCGGCCCCACGATCTCCAAGCGTCAACGCGAGCGCGTGACCGCGCACGTCGAGGATGCGGTCGCCAAGGGCGCCGAGGTCTGCGCCGGGGGACGGTGGCGGGACAACCGGTTCGAACCCACGGTGCTTCGCGGCGTCCGTCCGGAGATGACCGTCTACACCGAGGAGACCTTCGGCCCCGTGACATCGATCTACGCGTTCGACGATCTCCAAGACGCTGTTGACCGAGCGAACGACACGGAGTACGGCCTCTCGGGTTCGGTCTTCACGCAGGACGTGACGACGGCGCTGTCACTGGCCAAGGCGGTGCGCACGGGCATGATCCACATCAACGCACCGTCGATCCAGGACGAGCCCCACGTGCCCTTCGGCGGGCTCGGGCGCAGCGGCATCGGGCGCGAGGGAACCGAGACCGACGCCGACGCGATGACGCAGTGGAAATGGATCACGGTCCAGCTTCCGCCCGACGGAGGGCTGCCGGCATGA